In Rhizobium sp. WYJ-E13, the following are encoded in one genomic region:
- a CDS encoding nitrate/nitrite transporter, with the protein MRDSAGGIAPRSPWPVLLMLCMSVVLSMTTWFSATAVTPELKAAWALTDGQVAWMTNGVQIGFVIGALASSLVNLPDIVQLNRLMAVASILAAVVNAMLLLEPGASLAVLCRFLTGLSLAAVYPPALKLVSTWFVRNRGLALGAIVAALTLGSSMPHLFRAVTQKIDWHLVIALSSAAALAAGLSFFLFAKEGPYPFGRAVFNPRQIGRVLRDRDLLLINIGYFGHMWELYAMWAWLLVFVRTAFGEKLSLAQTSLVTFLAIGSGLFGCIAGGLLSDRFGRTTTTAGFMVVSGLCALSIGFAFDGPSWLLVLIATVWGVSIIGDSPLFSAAVTELCDRDFVGTALCLQMGLGFALTVFAIWLMPQITALTGSWHWTFAFLAPGPLVGAWAMLTLRRSPSAVRLAGGRR; encoded by the coding sequence ATGCGCGACAGCGCCGGCGGCATCGCGCCACGAAGCCCGTGGCCGGTGCTGCTGATGCTTTGCATGTCAGTCGTGCTGTCGATGACGACATGGTTTTCGGCCACCGCCGTCACACCCGAACTGAAGGCAGCCTGGGCGCTGACGGACGGTCAGGTCGCTTGGATGACCAATGGCGTCCAGATCGGATTCGTGATCGGCGCGCTGGCCTCCAGCCTTGTCAATCTGCCTGATATCGTCCAGCTCAACCGGCTGATGGCTGTTGCCTCTATCCTGGCGGCCGTGGTCAACGCCATGCTCCTGCTTGAGCCCGGCGCGTCGCTCGCTGTTCTCTGCCGCTTCCTGACCGGCCTATCGCTGGCCGCCGTCTATCCGCCGGCACTCAAGCTGGTCTCGACTTGGTTCGTGCGCAACCGCGGGCTTGCGCTGGGTGCGATCGTCGCAGCACTGACGCTTGGCTCCTCCATGCCGCATCTTTTCCGCGCCGTCACCCAGAAGATCGACTGGCATCTTGTGATCGCGCTGTCCAGCGCGGCCGCGCTGGCCGCTGGCCTCAGCTTCTTCCTCTTTGCCAAAGAAGGCCCCTATCCCTTCGGTCGGGCAGTCTTCAATCCTCGCCAGATCGGCCGCGTCCTGAGGGACCGGGATCTGCTTCTGATCAATATCGGCTATTTCGGCCACATGTGGGAGCTCTATGCTATGTGGGCATGGCTGCTGGTCTTCGTGCGCACCGCGTTCGGCGAAAAGCTCTCGCTTGCCCAGACATCGCTGGTCACTTTCCTAGCTATCGGTTCCGGTCTGTTCGGCTGCATCGCCGGCGGCCTGCTTTCTGACCGCTTCGGGCGAACGACGACGACGGCGGGCTTCATGGTCGTTTCCGGTCTTTGCGCGCTTTCGATCGGCTTCGCCTTCGACGGCCCTAGCTGGTTACTGGTGCTGATCGCGACCGTTTGGGGCGTCTCGATCATCGGCGATTCGCCATTGTTCTCGGCCGCTGTCACCGAGCTCTGCGACCGCGATTTCGTCGGAACGGCGCTCTGCCTGCAGATGGGCCTTGGTTTCGCGCTAACCGTCTTCGCGATTTGGCTGATGCCGCAGATCACGGCCTTGACCGGGAGCTGGCACTGGACCTTCGCGTTCCTGGCGCCCGGACCGTTGGTCGGTGCCTGGGCGATGCTCACGTTGCGCCGCTCGCCCTCGGCCGTCAGACTTGCCGGCGGCCGGCGGTGA
- a CDS encoding MaoC family dehydratase: MSEPKVDGWAGIINGKPKVGDVAERSRRTGMKDIEAFTEMTGDRNPLHYDRELAEASIFGKLIVQGGVTSGILNALVAEDLPGPGTVFLGVEWKFVKAVGVDETITGRVEIKEVRDDKPICKIETSVRNEAGEICLSGTATVYTVALAKV; encoded by the coding sequence ATGAGTGAACCGAAAGTGGACGGCTGGGCGGGCATCATCAATGGCAAGCCGAAAGTCGGTGACGTCGCGGAACGCTCGAGACGCACCGGCATGAAGGACATCGAAGCCTTTACCGAGATGACCGGCGACCGCAACCCGCTGCATTACGACCGCGAGCTGGCCGAGGCCTCCATCTTCGGCAAGCTGATCGTCCAGGGCGGCGTAACGTCGGGCATCCTGAATGCGCTGGTTGCTGAGGACCTGCCAGGCCCCGGCACCGTCTTTCTCGGTGTCGAATGGAAATTCGTGAAGGCCGTCGGTGTCGACGAGACGATCACCGGCCGGGTCGAGATCAAGGAAGTGCGGGACGACAAGCCGATCTGCAAGATCGAGACCAGCGTGCGCAACGAGGCCGGGGAAATCTGCCTCTCCGGTACCGCGACCGTCTATACCGTCGCGCTCGCAAAGGTCTGA
- a CDS encoding Zn-ribbon domain-containing OB-fold protein, with the protein MDLDLLKTPAPTITALTAPFWKAAEEGRLSIQYCEECDTHVFYPRPICPQCWSDKLVWKDASGRATLKAFSEVHKPGHPGWLPIVPYTVGVVELEEGPTMLTFILRDAGDELGVGAAVHVVPTRISGRNMPAFKQSRSQERT; encoded by the coding sequence ATGGACCTTGATCTTTTAAAGACACCCGCGCCGACGATTACCGCGCTTACCGCACCCTTCTGGAAGGCTGCCGAAGAAGGACGGCTTTCCATCCAGTATTGCGAGGAATGCGACACCCATGTCTTCTATCCACGCCCGATATGTCCGCAATGCTGGAGCGACAAACTCGTCTGGAAAGACGCCTCGGGTCGCGCCACGCTGAAAGCCTTCTCGGAGGTTCACAAGCCCGGTCATCCGGGATGGCTTCCGATTGTTCCCTATACCGTCGGCGTGGTCGAACTTGAGGAAGGCCCAACCATGCTCACCTTCATTCTGCGAGATGCCGGCGACGAACTTGGCGTGGGCGCAGCAGTTCACGTGGTGCCAACGCGCATAAGCGGGCGGAACATGCCGGCTTTCAAGCAGTCACGATCTCAAGAAAGGACCTGA